The proteins below come from a single Candidatus Polarisedimenticolia bacterium genomic window:
- a CDS encoding ABC transporter permease — MIGFLARRLLSVLPTLAGVTAVAFGILNLLPSDPLQVWSAGGAPSAEAVAHLRTALGADQGPAARYISWATGLLRGDLGRSLRDGRPVAAVIGDALPWSLCLNVASILIIYGLAVPFGLLGAASPGRAADRLGAWALLLLYAVPPFAAALLLQQWLAVRLGWLPLMGISADGASPLARGLDLLRHLVLPTFCLALSGWAIVARYSRAVFRSILGREYLAVARAKGLPRSRAYLHVIANAMVPFITLLAAVLPGLVGGSILVEQVFSVPGVGRLYLAAVEGRDYPVVMGLTLLSGIVVVAAQLLVDLLYAIADPRVREGMEEDRALAL, encoded by the coding sequence GTGATCGGTTTCCTGGCGCGCCGCCTCCTGTCCGTGCTCCCGACTCTGGCCGGGGTCACGGCCGTGGCATTCGGAATCCTCAACCTCCTGCCGTCCGATCCCCTCCAGGTCTGGTCCGCCGGCGGCGCCCCTTCGGCGGAGGCGGTCGCGCACCTGCGCACCGCGCTGGGCGCCGACCAGGGACCTGCGGCCCGCTATATCTCCTGGGCCACGGGGCTCCTCCGAGGCGACCTCGGGCGATCGCTTCGTGATGGAAGGCCGGTCGCCGCCGTCATCGGCGATGCCCTCCCCTGGAGCCTCTGCCTCAACGTCGCGTCCATCCTGATCATCTACGGACTCGCCGTCCCATTCGGGCTTCTCGGGGCGGCATCCCCGGGACGGGCGGCGGATCGGCTCGGAGCCTGGGCCCTTCTCCTCCTCTATGCCGTCCCCCCGTTCGCCGCCGCGCTTCTCCTCCAGCAGTGGCTCGCGGTCCGTCTCGGATGGTTGCCCCTCATGGGAATATCGGCGGACGGGGCCTCTCCCCTGGCCCGGGGCCTCGATCTTCTCCGTCACCTGGTCCTGCCGACGTTCTGCCTCGCCCTGTCCGGCTGGGCGATCGTCGCGCGCTACTCGCGCGCCGTGTTCCGGTCCATCCTGGGTCGGGAGTACCTCGCGGTCGCCCGCGCCAAGGGCCTGCCGCGCTCTCGCGCCTACCTGCACGTGATCGCCAACGCGATGGTCCCCTTCATCACCCTCCTCGCCGCGGTCCTGCCCGGGCTGGTCGGAGGCAGCATCCTGGTCGAGCAGGTCTTCTCCGTGCCGGGAGTCGGAAGGCTCTACCTCGCGGCGGTCGAGGGGCGGGATTACCCGGTGGTCATGGGGCTCACGCTGCTCTCGGGGATCGTCGTGGTCGCGGCGCAGCTGCTGGTCGATCTGCTCTACGCGATCGCCGATCCCCGGGTCCGCGAGGGGATGGAGGAGGACAGGGCCCTTGCCCTCTGA